From Chromohalobacter canadensis, one genomic window encodes:
- a CDS encoding homocysteine S-methyltransferase family protein, translating to MTQDLITQRLDQGPLICAEGFLFELERRGYLSAGEFVPEVALLRPDALEALHRDFQHAGSDVVQAFTYNGHREKMRVIGKEELLEPLNRAALKIARKVADEKPGNLMAGNISNSNVWDPEDPATQQSVRAMFDEMVQWAVEEGADFIIAETFYYAGEAEAALAAIKAQGLPAVVTLAPMAENRMVDGPGIVETCVALEQQGASVVGLNCFRGPDTMRPWIQQIRDAVSCHVAALPVTYRTTEQEPTFFNLSDNQGCSCPAPHGRAFPTALDPLFCNRYELGAFARDAHALGVNYLGVCCGASPMHVREVAMAVGREPEAAQFAERMENHFMYGSHERLPEHIAALGVKA from the coding sequence ATGACGCAAGACCTGATCACCCAACGACTCGACCAGGGCCCCCTGATCTGTGCCGAGGGCTTTCTGTTCGAGCTCGAACGGCGCGGTTATCTCTCCGCCGGTGAGTTCGTGCCCGAAGTGGCGCTGTTGCGCCCGGACGCTCTGGAAGCGCTGCATCGCGATTTCCAGCATGCGGGGTCGGACGTCGTTCAGGCGTTCACCTACAACGGCCACCGCGAAAAAATGCGGGTGATCGGCAAGGAAGAGCTGCTAGAACCGCTGAACCGGGCTGCGTTGAAGATCGCTCGCAAGGTGGCCGATGAAAAGCCCGGTAACCTGATGGCCGGCAACATTTCCAACAGCAACGTCTGGGACCCGGAAGATCCGGCCACCCAGCAGAGCGTGCGCGCTATGTTCGACGAGATGGTGCAATGGGCCGTCGAGGAAGGCGCCGATTTCATCATCGCGGAAACCTTCTACTATGCCGGCGAAGCCGAAGCGGCCCTGGCAGCGATCAAGGCCCAGGGGCTGCCTGCCGTCGTCACCCTGGCGCCGATGGCCGAGAACCGCATGGTCGATGGCCCCGGCATCGTGGAAACCTGTGTCGCCCTCGAGCAGCAGGGAGCCAGCGTGGTCGGCCTGAACTGCTTCAGAGGGCCGGACACCATGCGCCCCTGGATCCAGCAGATTCGCGACGCCGTTTCCTGTCATGTGGCAGCACTGCCGGTAACTTATCGCACCACCGAGCAGGAGCCGACGTTCTTCAACCTCTCCGACAATCAGGGATGCAGCTGCCCGGCGCCCCACGGACGCGCCTTCCCGACCGCCCTGGACCCGCTGTTCTGCAACCGTTACGAGCTCGGCGCCTTTGCGCGCGACGCTCATGCCCTAGGGGTCAATTACCTCGGCGTATGCTGCGGGGCATCGCCGATGCACGTGCGCGAAGTGGCCATGGCGGTGGGGCGTGAACCGGAAGCCGCCCAATTTGCTGAGCGCATGGAGAACCACTTCATGTACGGCTCCCATGAGCGCTTGCCGGAGCATATCGCCGCCCTAGGGGTAAAGGCCTAA
- a CDS encoding carbohydrate ABC transporter permease — protein MNLASAYTPRVRYPVLPSLETVAAWLLALIWIFPLLYAFWAAFHPGEFMVNLEPFAPLTLDNFIEAWAQAPFGRYYLNTFALVAGVVLAQFVVCTLAAFAFARFPIPGKNVLFMLVLIQLFVFPEVLIVENYRIASGLGLVNTITGIGLPYVASAFGIFLLRQTFKTIPRELEDAARIEGCNWLEILWKVYVPLAKPTYLAYGLVSISHHWNNFLWPLVVTNSVESRPLTVGLGVFSAPETGVNWATVSAATLLSIAPLLVAFLLFQRQFVQSFLRAGIR, from the coding sequence ATGAACCTCGCCTCGGCCTATACGCCCCGCGTTCGTTACCCTGTGCTGCCATCGCTCGAGACCGTTGCGGCATGGCTGCTAGCGCTTATCTGGATTTTTCCATTGTTGTACGCGTTTTGGGCGGCCTTTCATCCTGGCGAATTCATGGTCAACCTTGAGCCGTTTGCGCCGCTCACGCTGGATAACTTCATTGAGGCGTGGGCGCAGGCGCCGTTTGGTCGCTACTACCTGAATACCTTCGCACTGGTGGCCGGCGTGGTGCTCGCCCAGTTTGTGGTGTGTACGCTGGCGGCGTTTGCCTTTGCCCGCTTTCCGATACCCGGCAAGAATGTGCTGTTCATGCTGGTGCTGATTCAGTTGTTTGTATTTCCCGAAGTGCTGATCGTCGAGAACTATCGCATCGCCAGCGGGTTGGGGCTCGTCAATACCATCACCGGTATCGGTCTGCCTTACGTGGCCAGCGCCTTTGGCATTTTTCTGCTGCGCCAGACTTTTAAAACAATCCCCCGCGAGCTTGAAGACGCCGCGCGTATCGAAGGCTGCAACTGGCTGGAAATCTTGTGGAAGGTCTACGTTCCGCTGGCCAAACCTACCTATCTTGCTTATGGGCTGGTATCGATCAGCCACCACTGGAATAACTTCCTGTGGCCACTCGTCGTCACCAACTCGGTGGAAAGCCGGCCGTTAACCGTCGGGCTGGGCGTGTTCTCCGCTCCAGAGACCGGCGTCAACTGGGCCACTGTCAGTGCGGCCACCCTGCTGAGCATCGCCCCTCTGTTGGTGGCGTTTCTATTGTTCCAACGCCAATTTGTGCAGTCGTTCTTGCGCGCAGGAATTCGTTAA
- a CDS encoding carbohydrate ABC transporter permease, protein MTLTAHRKMQLYGALLLLPAAVLLATFAYLPTVMTVINSLFLPGFRGEPAEFVGIENYQMLFDDPTFWQVARNNLLYALGTIPTSIALALGMALFVNGKLPGRGFVRMAYFTPTILPMIAAANIWMFFYAPQIGLFNSLLERLGFSGINWLGDPSVALGSVIVMSIWKEAGFFMIFYLAALQSLPPDLKEASDLEGTSRWSFFWRVTFPLLMPTTLFVLINALINAVRVVDHLFILTKGGPNNATNLLLYYVYENAFSFFDRTTAATITVVILLVLAVVATLKFTILDRRTHYQ, encoded by the coding sequence ATGACGTTAACCGCCCATCGCAAAATGCAGCTGTATGGTGCGCTGTTATTGCTGCCCGCCGCTGTGCTGTTGGCTACCTTCGCCTACTTGCCGACGGTCATGACCGTTATCAACAGCCTGTTTTTACCCGGCTTTCGTGGCGAACCCGCTGAGTTTGTCGGGATTGAGAACTATCAGATGCTGTTCGATGACCCTACGTTTTGGCAGGTGGCACGCAACAACCTGCTTTATGCGTTGGGCACCATTCCTACTTCCATCGCGCTGGCCCTGGGCATGGCGCTGTTCGTCAATGGCAAGCTGCCGGGGCGCGGCTTTGTGCGCATGGCCTACTTTACACCGACCATCCTGCCGATGATCGCTGCCGCCAACATCTGGATGTTTTTCTACGCACCGCAGATCGGCCTGTTCAATAGCCTGCTGGAAAGGCTAGGGTTTTCCGGCATCAACTGGCTGGGTGACCCCAGTGTCGCGCTTGGCTCGGTCATCGTGATGTCGATATGGAAAGAAGCTGGCTTTTTCATGATTTTCTACTTGGCCGCCTTGCAGAGTCTGCCGCCGGACCTGAAAGAAGCGTCGGATCTCGAGGGGACCAGTCGCTGGAGTTTCTTTTGGCGGGTCACTTTCCCGCTTTTGATGCCCACCACTTTATTTGTACTGATCAACGCGCTGATTAACGCGGTACGGGTCGTTGATCACCTTTTCATTCTGACCAAAGGCGGGCCCAATAACGCCACTAACCTGCTGCTTTACTACGTTTATGAGAATGCCTTCTCGTTCTTTGACCGCACCACGGCGGCGACCATTACAGTCGTGATACTGCTGGTGCTGGCAGTGGTGGCCACGCTCAAGTTCACGATTCTCGACCGCAGGACGCATTACCAATGA
- a CDS encoding ABC transporter substrate-binding protein, translating to MRTRIPLALSALTAGLLSAGQAVADDPVELTMYYPVAVGGALTDVVDDLVEEFESGHPDIDVEAIYAGNYDDTRVRAMSAIEAGDTPQLSVLFSIDLYELLEQDAIVAFDDLVETDEEREWLDSFYPGLMENGQLDGKTYGIPFQRSTIVLYWNKDAFEAAGLDPDTPPENWEEMAEMAATVREASDGEQWGVMVPSTGYPYWMFQAFAFQNGHRLMSEDGTEVYFDDPAAVEALEYWVSLADEYDAMPDGTIEWGTLRQNFLEESTAMMWHTTGNLTAVRKEADFDFGVAMLPMKTQRGSPTGGGNFYVFKDASEEEQRAAMTFIRWMTAPERAAEWSIETGYMGVSPAAYETEALREYVNDFAPAAVARDQLDHATAELSTYQGGRVRRALDNAVQAALTGQMTPKEALEQAQQEAESALRRYAR from the coding sequence ATGCGTACACGCATCCCGCTTGCCCTTTCAGCACTTACTGCGGGCCTGTTAAGCGCCGGTCAGGCCGTCGCCGATGACCCTGTCGAACTCACCATGTACTACCCGGTCGCCGTCGGTGGTGCACTGACCGATGTCGTCGATGACTTGGTCGAAGAATTTGAAAGCGGACATCCCGATATCGACGTGGAGGCGATATACGCCGGCAACTACGATGACACTCGTGTACGAGCCATGTCCGCCATCGAAGCCGGCGATACGCCTCAGCTATCGGTACTGTTCTCTATCGACCTTTACGAACTACTTGAGCAAGACGCCATTGTTGCCTTCGATGATCTGGTTGAAACCGACGAAGAGCGCGAATGGCTCGACAGTTTCTACCCTGGGTTGATGGAAAATGGCCAGTTGGATGGCAAAACCTACGGTATCCCTTTCCAGCGTTCGACCATCGTGCTGTATTGGAACAAGGACGCCTTTGAGGCCGCCGGTCTTGACCCCGACACGCCGCCCGAGAACTGGGAGGAAATGGCCGAGATGGCGGCCACCGTGCGTGAAGCTTCCGACGGCGAGCAGTGGGGCGTCATGGTGCCTTCCACCGGTTATCCCTATTGGATGTTCCAGGCTTTCGCGTTTCAGAACGGCCATCGATTGATGAGCGAAGACGGCACCGAGGTGTATTTTGACGACCCTGCCGCCGTCGAAGCGCTCGAATACTGGGTATCACTCGCGGATGAATACGATGCGATGCCGGACGGCACCATCGAGTGGGGCACGCTGCGCCAGAACTTTCTCGAAGAATCCACTGCAATGATGTGGCACACCACGGGCAACCTGACCGCTGTGCGTAAAGAGGCGGACTTTGATTTTGGCGTTGCCATGCTGCCGATGAAAACCCAGCGCGGTAGCCCGACGGGCGGTGGCAATTTCTACGTTTTCAAAGACGCCAGCGAGGAAGAGCAGCGCGCGGCGATGACGTTCATACGCTGGATGACTGCCCCCGAGCGTGCCGCCGAGTGGTCGATTGAAACTGGCTATATGGGCGTCAGCCCCGCTGCCTACGAAACCGAGGCGCTGCGTGAGTATGTGAACGACTTCGCACCTGCGGCGGTGGCGCGTGACCAGCTAGATCACGCGACAGCGGAGCTTTCCACCTATCAGGGCGGTCGCGTTCGCCGTGCCCTGGATAATGCCGTACAAGCAGCGCTAACCGGTCAGATGACCCCGAAAGAGGCACTTGAGCAAGCGCAGCAAGAAGCCGAGAGCGCATTGCGCCGCTACGCTCGCTAA
- a CDS encoding ABC transporter ATP-binding protein, translating into MQNQSRIRLERVTKRWDATTAVDDISFDVTPGQFVILLGPSGCGKSTTLRMIAGLEEASAGSVHIGERDVTYVPPGDRGLSMVFQSYALFPHLSVADNIVFGLRSRKVPKNARRQRLAKVAELVDLTDYLNRKPAQLSGGQRQRVALARSIISEHPICLMDEPLSNLDARLRSDMRREIKALQNRLNMTVIYVTHDQVEAMSMGDRVILMENGSIVQDGTPPELYNRPASTFAASFIGSPAMNLLPLVKGEQGAIIESEPTMPVAPLEAAGGQLGIRPEDIELRPASDSGVPASVLGGEYLGADTIVHLSIGMHRLRARLTGQQTDLVRQTCRVGWRPEAVHFFGHDGLRRDDLSPYSLLADTAPALSTTAHAPLQDRSLHQQS; encoded by the coding sequence ATGCAAAATCAATCGCGTATCCGCCTTGAACGCGTTACCAAGCGTTGGGATGCGACGACAGCCGTCGATGATATTTCCTTCGATGTGACACCCGGCCAGTTTGTCATTCTGCTGGGGCCTTCCGGCTGTGGTAAATCCACCACGCTACGCATGATCGCGGGTCTGGAAGAGGCCAGCGCTGGCAGTGTCCATATTGGTGAGCGCGATGTGACGTATGTGCCGCCTGGCGACCGTGGGCTCAGCATGGTGTTTCAGTCTTATGCGTTATTCCCGCACTTAAGCGTTGCTGACAATATCGTGTTTGGCCTGCGCAGCCGTAAGGTGCCTAAAAACGCAAGGCGGCAGCGCCTGGCGAAAGTCGCCGAACTCGTGGATCTCACCGATTACTTGAATCGCAAACCCGCCCAGCTTTCCGGTGGCCAGCGCCAACGCGTGGCTCTGGCGCGCTCCATCATTTCAGAACACCCCATTTGTTTGATGGACGAGCCACTTTCCAATCTGGACGCACGCCTGCGTAGCGATATGCGCCGCGAAATAAAAGCGTTGCAAAACCGCCTGAATATGACGGTGATATACGTTACTCACGATCAAGTCGAAGCCATGAGCATGGGTGACCGAGTTATCCTCATGGAGAATGGCAGCATCGTACAAGATGGCACGCCCCCTGAACTTTACAACCGCCCAGCCAGCACCTTTGCTGCCAGTTTCATTGGTAGTCCGGCGATGAATCTGTTGCCGCTAGTCAAGGGGGAGCAAGGCGCCATCATTGAAAGTGAGCCCACCATGCCGGTCGCCCCTCTGGAGGCTGCCGGCGGACAGTTGGGTATTCGCCCTGAGGATATCGAACTGCGTCCTGCCTCTGATTCGGGAGTACCTGCCAGCGTGCTTGGCGGTGAGTATTTGGGCGCCGATACGATTGTCCATTTATCCATCGGGATGCACAGGCTAAGGGCGCGTCTCACTGGGCAGCAGACCGACCTTGTGCGGCAGACCTGCCGGGTCGGTTGGCGTCCGGAGGCCGTCCATTTCTTCGGTCACGATGGCCTGCGTCGCGACGACCTCTCGCCTTACTCCCTGCTGGCGGATACGGCGCCAGCACTAAGCACGACCGCACATGCCCCCTTGCAGGACCGTTCTCTCCACCAACAGAGTTGA
- a CDS encoding SDR family oxidoreductase, translating into MGEQHFPAQEQADQPGDEHVMRPEPEYIRDSYRGTGKLDGKVAIITGGDSGIGRAVAVHFAREGANCVVVYLNETRDAEDTQALVEAEGRECVLVHGDVGDPMLCHHVVDTTLASFGAINILVNNAAEQYDWDDVTQIPDDQLQRTFQTNVFSHFYMAKHALPHMHEGDTIIATSSVNAFKGNDTLIDYTATKGAIQGLVRSLAMSLVDRDIRVNAVAPGPVWTPLIPASFDEDKVAGFGGQVPMDRAGQPSEMGPAYVYLASEESSYMNGQTLHLNGGVILNT; encoded by the coding sequence ATGGGTGAGCAACATTTCCCCGCGCAGGAACAAGCCGATCAACCCGGCGATGAACATGTCATGCGGCCCGAGCCCGAGTATATCCGCGACAGTTATCGCGGCACTGGTAAGCTCGACGGTAAGGTCGCCATCATCACCGGCGGCGACAGCGGTATCGGTCGCGCCGTGGCGGTGCATTTCGCCCGCGAGGGTGCCAATTGCGTCGTCGTCTATCTCAACGAAACGCGTGACGCCGAGGATACCCAGGCGCTGGTCGAAGCCGAGGGCCGTGAGTGCGTCCTGGTGCACGGCGATGTCGGCGATCCGATGCTGTGCCACCATGTGGTCGACACGACGCTGGCGAGCTTTGGCGCGATCAACATCCTGGTTAACAACGCCGCCGAGCAGTATGACTGGGACGACGTCACGCAGATTCCCGACGACCAGTTGCAGCGGACCTTCCAGACCAACGTCTTCAGCCATTTCTACATGGCCAAGCACGCGCTACCGCACATGCACGAGGGCGACACCATCATCGCCACCTCGTCGGTCAACGCCTTCAAGGGCAACGACACGCTGATCGACTACACGGCGACCAAGGGTGCCATCCAGGGCCTGGTTCGCTCGCTGGCGATGTCACTGGTCGACCGCGACATTCGCGTCAACGCCGTCGCCCCCGGCCCGGTGTGGACGCCCCTGATCCCCGCCAGTTTCGACGAGGACAAGGTAGCCGGCTTCGGTGGCCAGGTGCCCATGGACCGCGCCGGCCAGCCCAGCGAAATGGGCCCCGCCTACGTCTACCTCGCCAGCGAGGAATCTTCCTACATGAACGGCCAGACGCTGCATCTCAACGGCGGCGTGATCCTCAATACCTGA
- the pyrB gene encoding aspartate carbamoyltransferase — MSSHLLSVDSLSRDYVEHLMQLAGRMEPFAQRRKVTRVLEGAVLGNLFFEASTRTRISFHAAFSRLGGSVCDTTGFTFSSMAKGESLYDTSRVMGGYVDAVVLRHPDQGAVAEFAEATCVPVINGGDGPGEHPSQALLDLYTIEKEFTRLGKRLEGAHLLLTGDLKHGRTVHSLIKLLSLFDPLRITLVSPPGLEMPRHLIDLVTSRGHRVEQRESLANDFGDLDVIYTTRIQKERFTDEMSETFAGISQDFIVDRAFLDQRCSPTTIVMHPLPRDSRPGANDLNVDLNGDPRLAIFRQADNGIPMRMAIFANLLQVEDYIERDAQDVRWFVPPTFGVDDRTL; from the coding sequence ATGAGTTCCCACCTGCTTTCCGTCGATTCCCTGTCCCGCGATTACGTCGAGCACCTGATGCAGCTCGCCGGCCGCATGGAGCCCTTCGCCCAGCGGCGCAAGGTAACCCGCGTGCTAGAGGGCGCGGTGCTCGGCAACCTGTTTTTCGAGGCCAGCACGCGGACCCGCATCAGCTTTCACGCGGCGTTCTCGCGTCTCGGCGGCAGTGTCTGCGATACCACCGGCTTCACCTTCTCGTCGATGGCCAAGGGAGAGTCCCTCTACGACACCAGCCGCGTGATGGGCGGTTATGTCGATGCTGTCGTCCTGCGCCATCCCGACCAAGGCGCCGTGGCGGAATTCGCCGAGGCCACGTGTGTTCCGGTGATCAACGGCGGCGACGGCCCCGGCGAGCACCCCAGCCAGGCACTGCTGGATCTGTACACCATCGAGAAGGAATTCACGCGCCTGGGCAAGCGTCTCGAAGGCGCGCACCTGCTGCTGACCGGCGACCTCAAGCACGGCCGCACCGTGCATTCGCTGATCAAGCTTTTGTCGCTTTTCGACCCGCTGCGCATCACGCTGGTATCGCCGCCGGGGCTGGAAATGCCGCGTCATTTGATCGACCTGGTCACCTCACGCGGGCATCGCGTAGAGCAGCGCGAGAGTCTGGCCAACGATTTCGGCGACCTCGACGTGATCTATACCACGCGTATCCAGAAGGAACGCTTCACCGACGAGATGTCGGAGACCTTCGCCGGCATCTCCCAGGACTTCATCGTCGATCGCGCCTTCCTCGATCAGCGCTGCTCCCCGACCACCATCGTCATGCATCCCCTGCCACGCGACAGCCGCCCCGGCGCCAACGACCTTAATGTCGACCTCAATGGCGACCCGCGTCTGGCCATCTTCCGCCAGGCGGACAACGGCATTCCCATGCGCATGGCGATCTTCGCCAACCTGCTACAAGTCGAGGATTATATCGAGCGCGACGCCCAAGACGTGCGCTGGTTCGTGCCGCCGACCTTCGGCGTCGACGACCGCACGCTATAA
- a CDS encoding helix-turn-helix transcriptional regulator produces the protein MMSDADDSEQMEVPSGLESVAWHRAFGALADKLDGANFWLATVRTLGRHVDFDTWVVLIFHHRQPPRILAESDEDDGADEALFQDYQRGLYLLDPFYIDARDHARAGLYTLADVAPQCFQHTEYYQRYFQRNIVADEVQFNCPLDAERTLCLSLGSTRAYSPEALGLLSLVQPWVLALMRQRMHFEFEHEDGTPPGPHPWHPSPQAPRELESHQSLTEREREVSQLMLGGSSTKEIARRMTISVETVRAHKKHLYAKLGINSQSELFALFWQARR, from the coding sequence ATGATGAGCGACGCAGACGATAGCGAGCAGATGGAAGTACCGAGCGGTCTGGAAAGCGTGGCCTGGCATCGCGCCTTCGGGGCCTTGGCGGACAAGCTGGATGGCGCCAATTTCTGGCTGGCCACGGTGCGTACCTTGGGGCGTCACGTCGACTTCGATACCTGGGTGGTGCTGATCTTCCATCATCGACAGCCGCCGCGCATCCTCGCCGAAAGCGACGAGGACGACGGCGCCGACGAGGCGCTGTTCCAAGATTATCAGCGCGGTCTGTATCTGCTTGATCCGTTCTATATCGATGCTCGGGACCACGCGCGTGCGGGATTGTACACGCTGGCCGACGTGGCACCGCAGTGCTTTCAGCACACCGAGTACTACCAGCGTTACTTCCAGCGCAATATCGTCGCCGACGAGGTGCAGTTCAATTGCCCCCTCGATGCCGAACGCACGCTATGCCTATCGTTAGGATCGACCCGCGCTTACTCGCCCGAGGCGCTCGGCCTTCTGAGTCTGGTGCAGCCGTGGGTGCTGGCACTGATGCGCCAGCGCATGCATTTCGAATTCGAACACGAAGATGGCACGCCGCCGGGGCCGCACCCATGGCATCCATCGCCCCAGGCGCCGCGCGAACTGGAATCCCATCAGTCACTGACCGAACGCGAGCGCGAGGTCAGCCAGCTCATGCTGGGCGGCAGTTCGACCAAGGAGATCGCCCGGCGCATGACGATCTCGGTGGAAACCGTGCGCGCCCACAAGAAACATCTTTACGCCAAGCTGGGCATCAACTCGCAGTCGGAGCTGTTTGCGTTGTTCTGGCAGGCGCGTCGTTAA
- a CDS encoding carbon-nitrogen hydrolase family protein, which translates to MQIALAQLAGREGDIAHNLSRTLACLRDADPETSLIVFPETHLTGFAEPGHVDDRTLSLDGDELATLIAASREHDTALALGLLERDGEHVFNTTVLITPEDGIALRYRKAHLWPDERDLVAPGDSVGCVEWRGFQVGLLICYDLEFPEPARALGQLGCDLLLVTNGNMDPYGPMHARAAQARAQDNHYFVAMTNRAGKGAGLTFAGESALVAPDGETLFRAGREESVTTLQLDPQRLQDARRDYDYLKDCRIGLQGQRQDTDRGRYWHF; encoded by the coding sequence ATGCAGATAGCCTTGGCACAACTGGCCGGGCGCGAGGGCGATATCGCCCACAACCTCTCGCGCACCCTGGCCTGTCTACGCGACGCCGACCCCGAGACGTCGCTGATCGTCTTTCCCGAAACGCACCTCACCGGCTTTGCCGAGCCCGGCCACGTCGACGACCGCACGTTGAGCCTCGACGGCGATGAACTCGCCACGCTCATCGCCGCCAGCCGCGAGCATGACACCGCACTTGCCTTGGGCTTGCTCGAGCGCGATGGCGAGCACGTCTTCAACACCACCGTACTGATCACCCCTGAAGATGGCATTGCGCTGCGCTATCGCAAGGCACACTTATGGCCCGACGAGCGCGATCTCGTGGCTCCCGGCGATAGCGTGGGTTGCGTCGAATGGCGCGGCTTTCAGGTCGGTTTGCTGATCTGCTACGACCTGGAGTTTCCCGAGCCCGCACGCGCACTGGGACAGCTCGGCTGCGACCTGCTGCTGGTCACCAACGGCAACATGGACCCTTACGGCCCCATGCATGCCCGCGCCGCCCAGGCGCGCGCCCAGGACAATCACTACTTCGTCGCCATGACCAACCGCGCGGGCAAAGGCGCGGGCCTGACCTTCGCCGGCGAAAGCGCGCTGGTGGCCCCGGACGGCGAGACGCTGTTCCGCGCCGGTCGCGAAGAAAGCGTCACCACGCTGCAACTCGACCCCCAGCGCTTGCAGGACGCACGGCGCGATTACGACTACCTGAAGGACTGCCGTATCGGCCTGCAAGGCCAACGCCAGGATACCGACCGAGGCCGCTACTGGCATTTCTAA
- a CDS encoding APC family permease, which yields MNQMKKTLSLSQVVLFGLAYMTPIIVLGTFGVLAVTTEGAVSGAYLAALIAMLFTAHSYGRMASAYPVAGSAYAYVRHAIDDRLGFIAGWAILLDYLFLPMVIWLIGAAYLHSAFPAIPTPLWLLAFIAVTTTINILGLKLASAVNSVMMLVQILVLVAFVGLSMHYVLGDPSQPFWSLTPFLGADSTATLPVLMAGAAVACYSFLGFDAVTTLTEETKDPQRTLPRAILLITLIGGLIFVVVSYFVQLAAPGHDFANPDAAAYEIARNIGGDIFVSIFLIGLVVGQFASGIAAQASGARLLYAMGRDDVLPKRWLGKLSRFGTPLGGLVFSGLVALLALTMDVLSAASFINFGAFLAFALVNLSVIFHYYLKERRRSGLDTLWFLICPLIGLGAILWLMASLDHLAIMLGSAWLLCGLAWLTWLTRGFSRPTPELNLES from the coding sequence ATGAACCAAATGAAGAAGACCCTCTCCCTGAGCCAGGTCGTGCTGTTCGGCTTGGCCTACATGACGCCCATCATCGTGCTGGGCACCTTCGGCGTGCTCGCCGTCACCACGGAGGGCGCCGTCTCGGGCGCCTACTTGGCGGCGCTGATCGCCATGCTGTTCACCGCGCATAGCTACGGGCGCATGGCGAGTGCTTACCCGGTGGCCGGCTCGGCTTATGCCTACGTGCGCCACGCCATCGACGACCGCCTGGGCTTCATCGCCGGGTGGGCGATCCTGCTCGATTACCTGTTTCTGCCCATGGTGATCTGGCTGATCGGCGCCGCCTATCTGCACTCGGCCTTCCCGGCGATACCCACGCCGTTATGGCTACTGGCCTTCATCGCCGTCACCACCACGATCAACATCCTCGGCCTCAAGCTGGCGAGTGCGGTCAACAGCGTGATGATGCTGGTGCAGATCCTGGTGTTGGTCGCCTTCGTAGGGCTAAGCATGCATTACGTGCTGGGCGACCCCAGCCAGCCCTTCTGGAGCCTGACGCCGTTTTTGGGCGCCGACTCCACCGCGACCCTGCCGGTGCTGATGGCGGGTGCCGCCGTGGCCTGCTACTCCTTTCTGGGCTTCGATGCCGTTACCACGCTGACCGAGGAAACCAAGGATCCGCAGCGTACCCTGCCACGCGCCATCCTGTTGATCACCTTGATCGGGGGACTGATCTTCGTGGTGGTGTCGTATTTCGTGCAGCTCGCCGCACCGGGGCATGACTTCGCCAACCCCGATGCCGCCGCCTACGAGATCGCGCGCAACATCGGCGGCGACATCTTCGTCTCGATCTTCTTGATCGGGCTGGTGGTCGGCCAGTTCGCCTCCGGCATCGCCGCCCAGGCCAGCGGCGCGCGCCTGCTCTACGCCATGGGCCGCGACGATGTGCTTCCCAAGCGCTGGTTGGGCAAACTAAGCCGCTTCGGCACGCCGCTGGGAGGGCTGGTGTTCAGCGGCCTGGTCGCCTTGCTGGCACTGACCATGGACGTGCTCTCGGCAGCATCCTTCATTAACTTCGGTGCCTTCCTGGCCTTCGCCCTGGTCAACCTCTCGGTGATCTTCCACTACTACCTGAAGGAACGCCGCCGCAGCGGGCTGGATACGTTGTGGTTCCTGATCTGCCCGTTGATCGGCCTGGGCGCGATACTGTGGCTGATGGCGAGCCTGGATCACCTAGCGATCATGCTGGGCAGTGCGTGGCTATTGTGCGGCCTGGCGTGGCTGACCTGGCTGACGCGTGGCTTCAGCCGCCCCACGCCGGAGCTGAACTTGGAGAGTTAA
- the ruvX gene encoding Holliday junction resolvase RuvX, with translation MAEAGQRLVLAFDYGTRRIGVAVGNEMLGSATALAPLPARNGIPEWQQIGQLLKEWEPDLLVVGLPLNMDGTESDMSQRARKFGNRLHGRFGKPVEVFDERGSTRAAKRIARDAGHRGNYRDDGVDGIAAQLILESFFADDTFLQRMP, from the coding sequence ATGGCCGAGGCAGGGCAACGGCTGGTACTGGCCTTCGACTACGGCACGCGGCGCATCGGCGTGGCGGTAGGTAACGAAATGCTGGGCAGTGCTACGGCCCTGGCGCCGTTGCCCGCGCGTAACGGGATTCCCGAGTGGCAGCAGATCGGCCAGTTACTCAAAGAATGGGAGCCGGATCTGCTGGTGGTGGGGCTGCCCCTCAACATGGACGGCACCGAGTCGGACATGAGCCAGCGCGCGCGCAAGTTTGGTAACCGCCTGCATGGGCGCTTCGGCAAACCGGTGGAAGTGTTCGACGAGCGCGGCTCCACGCGCGCCGCCAAACGCATCGCCCGCGACGCCGGGCACCGGGGCAACTATCGCGACGATGGCGTGGACGGCATCGCCGCGCAGTTGATCCTGGAAAGCTTTTTCGCCGACGACACCTTCCTGCAACGCATGCCATGA